The DNA region ttattttttttctccctttttcgAGCGGGCAAAGGGACACCAATCACTGCTTTTTCGCTTCACGGTCCCACGAACTAGGATAGCAAGATAGTATGTAATGTCGATGACAGAAGGCGGCCTCGCCACCACCACAACCACCAGGCCTCTCGGGCCGATGAAAATCTTCCCCGAGCAGACTTGGATTCCTCACTCCGGAAGATCATTAGTACGTTTGAGATGAAATTCTTGACAGTTATGTCTTGGGATATGCTTCCATCTTGAAAAGTCTCGAAGGAAGCATCGGAGGATGAAACAAAGAGAAGAATACAGAGATGTCCTAATTGGTGAAACAGAGAGTTCACATGTTATTTGACTCACCTCACAAACCTCCAGCCAAGAGTGTCCACATGTTGTCCCGCTGAAAGATGGTCCCATTTATGGGTACTCCAAGCACCACATCCATCGAACCAAAGCAAGCTTTAAACAGAAGGAATGGCAGCATAGAACGAGAATTTGAAGAAGCTTGCTGCTAGCACATGATTCTTTGGATACATTCAACAATTCGAGGGCCTTCTTCACCAAGTAGGGCCAAGttgcaaaactgaaaaaataaagttatacgGTCTCCATGGTCATGCACAGCACCGACGAAAAGTGAGACTCTGATTGGGAGAATAGAGACaattgttgaagaaaataaattaattgctGGTTTCTATTTCTAAAAGTTAATCTTCTTACTTGACCGAGGAAGGTTCAGTTTAATGTTTACATGAACAAATTCATCTATCAAGCCAATCACACAAACTTCTACCTGACCTGGAATGGATCTGTCTCAAGTACTTCGTCAAATTTTctatataacaacaacaataatattacATAAGGACACTGTCATTTGATGTTAGCTCTACGAACCACAAAGGAACAGATTCGGACAGAAAAACAAATGATCCTGAAAAGGATGCCATGTATCAGGTACCAACAAGTTTATCAAAGCCTTTGGGAGATCTTTAAGCTGGTATGTGAGCACAACTGTTATTTTGAAGTCAGAAACAGATTCGTAAAAAGCAAACAGCTCTAATTTGATCTTCGAACTTCGAGCTCAGAAGCAATTGGGATAGAGCCAAATGCATCCGTTAGGTATAACACAAACAAGTCAAAATGCTCAAGACACCCATGAGAAGTTTGAGCAGGCAAAATATTGTGAGGAAGTTCTTTCAATTTGTCTTGATCTCTGAAACAATTGTTAGTGCTTGCCGAAAGCAAATACAATCAAGGATGTATGGCTAGTCACTATCACTGCTATGCCTATCTGTAAAATTGAacacaaatgaaaatataaaatcagtCAACATGAAAGTTgggggagagagagataaaACCATAGAGAGTTGTTGTTTGTACCTCCTGATGGTCTTTTCCCTTCCAttgcttctttcttctcttgGCAACTTAAGCAAAGGAAAGGGCCATCCCAGGGACGCAATTTTCCAAAATCAGATGAACCAGCATGTACTGAAATACCCTCGTCAGGTTTTATCTCTACTTGACAGACTGCACACATGAACAACTTAAACATGTTGCAAAGCGGGTATTTCGTATCTAACCTGCAGTCCACACAAACATGCATTGTgtcaaaacactaaaaactaGAGTGACTGTTCCACAAAGACAGGAAGCCAAACCACCCATAACAGATAGTGTAAAACACTGTCACACAGGGAGGGAAAAGGCAACCAGGAGCACACAGAGTACAAATCTGTAATCAATGCCCAATAAGGAGATCAAACTATCAAATATTAGCCAACAATGATGATCTTCACAGCACAAACCTCTCAGAAAGCATAGCTGATCCTTCCTCGTATAGTTCCTCAACCACATCTGGTTCTAGATATTCTTTATCAATTTGAGAAGAAGATTCAGAGGACTTTCTGCGAAACATGGACTTAAACACTCCTCTTCCAAGCTTTTTTGGTTGTGGCAAAGGGGCAGCTGGTTTCTCTGGTGGTACTATATCAATCACAATGCAGGTTGTATCATCTCGAAGTCCTTTCACCTGCACTGCTTCCTGCAAATGGAATGCAGAGAGTAAGACCAAGTAAAGGTTATCATGGATGGTGTCACATAATGTGACATTGTAGAGAAGCCATAGGATATTAAACCGGGGGCAATTTCAGGTGATgtttccatattaaaaaaaaaaaaaaaaaaaaaaaaccatgtaacaCTACACCTTAACAATTTGTGCAgctgcagtttctgctgccatCCCACGGCAACAATCAAGAGCCTCTTCCGCAGATAAAGCATCCCAGACACCATCACTTGAGATAACAAGCCTACCACCCGCAGTAGACAACTACAAATCACAAAGATTTGAAGCTctttaaagagaaaagaagcGAGTAACAGCACACTGTGTTTCAGTATGAATCAAGTGATGTGCAAAGCATGCAGAATGAGGTAATGTTACTTCAAAGttcaaatcaacaaatcatgTCACAAGAAGCTACAAGCAGACCACATAATTTTGGAAGATGTTGCCAATATGACCTCAGTCCATATAACCTTTGTTCTCTGGGGGGATCAAGGGGGAAGCTATGTTGAGAAAAATAATCATGACTCAAAAAGATGAACTATGACCCACAAAATAAAATGTAAGATGTATGAACCGTGAATAAAGTGGCATAAAAGATAATAAACACCACTTATTTTGAAAGAGccataataaaacaaacattGAGATTATAATCAGTATCCATTTCACAgcaaattatcaattaaatcaGTGCTGTTAACTTATTTCAGAAATAAAACTCATCAGGTTAATGGATAAACAGTGTTAAAGAATATGAGAAACAGAAAGGTAGTGTGTAGGACAAGCATGGAGTTCACCAACAGTACTCAAAGCCCACGGTGGGAAGCGAGCAATACAAATAAAACTATCAATACATATACATCAAAATGGACATATTACATCTCAAGAACAAACCTTAATTTGCTTCACATAAGGAACAGGAACAATGTACTCGCCAACATCCACATCCCCAATGGATCGTGAAAGACATAAGCCACCAGGCCAACATCTCAAAGGGCCAATCTGAAATGCAACTACCACCCAAGTTATATAATCTACTTCAATCCATAAATCAAAGTTCCATACAATTTCCATTGAATACAATCATAAGAAGATACCATTCAAAATATCATACAAGCCATTTATTCCACAAACTTGTCATTGTTTACAATTCTATTtatgaaaacttaaaaattcataAGCTAAATAATGGCTTATTTCCATGTTCTGGTAGCTGTCCTAATTTAGACCAATGAACTTTAAGGTGAATATCATTGAGTGTATTAGGTTTCACCAAAGCAGAGAAGTTGATTTAAAATGACAGAAATTGatatttgaaaacaacaaaaatgtaAAACAGGGAAGGTACCTCCGCACCACCACCAGTATTTAGCCGTCCCACCTCACCCCCACTTGCAGTAATGCGCTCCCTcctgttaaattaaaaatttaaggccTCGGTATTAATAGGATCTGTTAAATGGGTATAGAGACACTATATATCTGACTTACTCCTCTTCATTGCACTCGAGTCTATGATCTGCTGACAAGTAATAGATATCACCTTCAGCAGATTCAAGAATGCAACGGGAATCACCAACAGATGCCACAGTTATGAACAATCCTTCTATTATTGCAAAGGTGACAGTTGTTCCTGATGTTCGAGCTGAAAagtcaaaaacatcaaaattgtGAACACTAAACATTATTCACATATAAAGCTCACAGCACAGAACTTAAAAATGGTATAAATTTCTGATAAGATATGACCAAATACATATAACCAATCACTAAAAGTAGTGCGGCTAAACCATGCAGGATGGTATGGCCAAGACAAAAGATGCATATCAATTGGTCCATGTAGTAAACTATAGGGACaggataaaattatgtttatcaATCATATTCAGGTTGGCCCCTTAGGTCCTGCAAATCAAATgagtgctaaaaaaaaaatcaataacatgaACTTGTTCCATGCATGAAGCGATTACAGAAgtctaaacaattttttttaaaaaaatgctgtCTCGTAAAACATCCTGTTAAATCAAccattttctaatttatgtgaAACGAACATCACTTTATGCCCTCCATGTAAAGAAACAGAAGCACCTTGAAATACCCTGATGAATCATTAACTGTAGTCGGTAAATGTATTTATCATCAGTAGATGCGCGATGTTATGATGAATAAGTAAAATGCTTCGTGAGCCTGGAGGCATCAAGACATTTCTTGGGAATATGCGAATTGTGTGGAAATCATAGTACTTTGTACTTTCTATCGATACAACGTCCCCATTTCTGAatctcataaaacaaataaatgaatgGAAATTAGTGTCCCCAACAAGAGTCAGGTACACTATCCATTAATAACAAAGATGCAATTTACAGTTGTAAACATCTTTCAGAACAATAGTGGAAACGCTAAAGGGGATGCTGACCAATTCAAGAAAGTCTTCGGATCATAAGCTGTGAGTAAAGGTCTTTGAGTTTATACACCACGATAATATTAATCTccttcaatttcaaataaaattctactttttttaagaaaaataccCATACCTCTCTCTTGAAAATCTTTATCAGTTTTGACGAACCCTGCAACTAAAGCTCTTGGCAATGCTGCTACCCATTCATCTCTGTTGAGATCCGGAGGCATGGCGGCTATAATGTTATTGAGCAGATTCTCCTTAGTGTATATTGCTGCTGCAGACCCGTTATGTCCATCAAATAACTGCAAAACAAGgtttatattaacaagaaacCTATCGAAACTAATCAAAACATCAATCATCTAAGCCAATTTGACTTCAACTGATCAATGATCTGTTAAATAGCATCGAAATTCAAAGACGTTACCCCGAAAACAGAATAAGTAGTGATCCCGTCACCGACGATTCTCTGGCATTCAGTTTTTAACAAAGTAAAATCCTCCCCTTTCTTGCTATGACTAGCCTGACCGTATAAAATCTCCGGCTTCTCTACCCTCTCGTTCGCCAATTCTCGCTTTAACAGCACCGAAAGCGGCACCGTTTGATGCTCCCTCGCAGCAGCCATcattcttattatattttatattctccCCCTCACAGCTAAATTTCCCACCACCACCGTAAACGACAATAATCACCACCACCGCCGGAATCTCTAATTCTTCATTTCTTCAAATAACTCTGTTATGAATTTAGGTTTAATCATTAATCATcggatcaaaataataataataacaaaaacataaaaattgatattgtaattattataaaatcaagaaaaaactaacataagaaattggagaagagaaaagaggagaaaattTACAAGGAAAGAAGTTTCTAGCGGCGAGAATGAGAGAGAAATCGTCATTTTTGCTGTTGGCGTTTCAGTG from Populus alba chromosome 14, ASM523922v2, whole genome shotgun sequence includes:
- the LOC118035580 gene encoding probable protein phosphatase 2C 12; translation: MMAAAREHQTVPLSVLLKRELANERVEKPEILYGQASHSKKGEDFTLLKTECQRIVGDGITTYSVFGLFDGHNGSAAAIYTKENLLNNIIAAMPPDLNRDEWVAALPRALVAGFVKTDKDFQERARTSGTTVTFAIIEGLFITVASVGDSRCILESAEGDIYYLSADHRLECNEEERERITASGGEVGRLNTGGGAEIGPLRCWPGGLCLSRSIGDVDVGEYIVPVPYVKQIKLSTAGGRLVISSDGVWDALSAEEALDCCRGMAAETAAAQIVKEAVQVKGLRDDTTCIVIDIVPPEKPAAPLPQPKKLGRGVFKSMFRRKSSESSSQIDKEYLEPDVVEELYEEGSAMLSERLDTKYPLCNMFKLFMCAVCQVEIKPDEGISVHAGSSDFGKLRPWDGPFLCLSCQEKKEAMEGKRPSGDRHSSDSD